The DNA sequence TCTTCTGCCAGATATTAATTTTGCTCTCAGGAAGATTGTGTGTCTGCTGAAGCCCACCAAAGAGATCAAGCATGATCCAGCCACAGGGGCCATGAGGATCCGCACTCTCACCACTTTCAAAAACTTCGACATGGATTTCACTATCGGAGAAGAGTTTACCGAAGACCTGGGTCCAGTGGATGGTCGAAcctgtcaggtgtgtgtgtgtgtgtgtgtgtgttttcctgaaTATGCACGCTGACTTGTTTGGACATGTGTTACAGCTGGATGttacactgaatataaagtagCATTACTTGTTATGCAAGTTTGCTTTGTGTGATGGGGAAGACAAATTTGGAATGTCTGAGAGAAGTCGGCCCCCCTGCTGCTGTGAGTCTGTGTTGtaacaccccccacccccactccctGCTGTTCAGATCCTGGCTTCAGCTTACAATGAgcctacagtgtgtgtgtgtgtgtgtgtgtgtgtgtgtgtgtgtgtgtgtgtgtgtgtgtgtgtgtgtgtgtgtgtgtgtgtgtgtgtgtgtgtgtgtgtgtgtgtgtgtgtgtgtgaatagtcTTTTAGCTAACAAAACCATTCAGAAACTAGTGAATAAATAAGGAGAAGCAACATTATGAACACGAAACAAAAGCAATCGGAAGCAAAATATAAGAAAAACCAAGACCAGAAAGTGGGGGGTTTGAACTCATGGTCGGCCTTTCTTATCACACAAAGGCTCTTGTGCTCTCTGTGTGATTGAATGTGAGGGCTACTTTACATGTTAATTGCACACAGTAACATGTCATCTCTGTGCTTATGCAGACTACAGTGAGCTGGGAAGGTGAAAAGCTGATTTGTGTACAgcgaggagagaaagaaggacgaGGCTGGACGCACTGGTTGGAGGGTGACAAGCTGCATTTGGTAAGGATGTGTGGATgtggaaagaaacaaagataaaagctgaaaacagaGGGAGGGCTAAAGGAGGATACGGGAATAGGGAACAAGGAAAAAGATGTTTAAACTGATAGATATGCTAAATGAGGGAAATAATGCAAATAATATGGTATCCTGTTGAACTACACTGTGTTTGTGGGAATAAGTTCTGTGTTGGAAGAGGTGTGTGGAGATTTGTTCACGCCTGAGGGGGTAAAAAAATAGGACTTAACAAAGGAAGGCCAACACAAAAGAGGCAGAGAAGACTTTTGAATGCACGTCTTACTAATGTGCAACAATAACTCAAGAACACAAGGGAGGACTGGATTCTCATTTTAGTTGTAAAGGAGTTTAAGCATATAGGTGATCTGTCAGTGCTGATTAACATGTCAAACAATCAGCATTGTCCCACTAAACAGCTTTCACAGGATTTCTAATACGCGTTTGTTGATAGTTGTCCAAATTCATGGGAGAATTAGGAAAGAAATGCCAATAAGGATCAGGCTTTAAAATGGTGGATTTGGGAAGTTAAACAAAGCAGGAGAAGGGGGCAGCAAGGGGCTAATGAAGGGAGTGAGTGAGGGGGAGTGAGAAGGGGGAGAAAGGGGGAGTGGGCTGTAAGAGCAAGGAGATGGTGAAAGAGTGGGAGACGGATTACAGGGTCAGAggatgagatggagagaggggggaggggggggttggaTATAGTCCCAGCTTTGTGTATGATTCATTTAACTCTCCTTTGATGTGtctgactgtcttattgaaTTTCACTATTACTTCACACCCCATCTCacaacccccctccccttctttttttctcctgccCCCACCTCTCAATGcactttttcc is a window from the Scomber japonicus isolate fScoJap1 chromosome 10, fScoJap1.pri, whole genome shotgun sequence genome containing:
- the rbp5 gene encoding retinol-binding protein 5; this encodes MSKPNYSGTFNMVEQDNMDSYLGALDINFALRKIVCLLKPTKEIKHDPATGAMRIRTLTTFKNFDMDFTIGEEFTEDLGPVDGRTCQTTVSWEGEKLICVQRGEKEGRGWTHWLEGDKLHLEMRVQDVIAKQVFKKAD